TGCCCAAAGGCTCGCAGATGAGCATCCTGGCGATGAAGATGGACGCAAACGACGACGGGGTGATGGACTGGTTCTCGCCGGACAGGAGCGGCCAGCCCGTTCCCGTCCCCTCGTTCCTCGACCCCGACGGCGATGGAATCGTGACCGAGAAGGACGCGGCGTACCTGGGATATTATTGGGGAGAGACTACTTTTGAAGAGCTTTGGATACCTTTACCTGCCCCCGACTGGGATTGAATGCCGCGGCCTGAAGGCCGCGCTTCCCGGAGCACTCCCTAAGGCGCGGCGCGCGCGCCGCTATTGCCGGCACTCGTGATGTATTATTCCGGCAGGGCGGGCGCTTTGGGCACCGCTTAATTTTCCGTAAGGATTCGCATTGCCCCAGGTTCCGATCGTTGGCGAGCTGTTGATAGTTGCGATTGCCGCCGTGCTTGTCGCGTCGCTGCTTTCGCGCTTGAGGTTCCCGGTGATAGCCGGAGTGATTGCCGCGGGCGCGATCGTCGGCCCGCATGGTTTGCGTCTCGTGGGCGAGTCCGCGACCATCGAAATGCTTGCGCACCTGGGCGTGGTGCTGCTTTTGTTCACCATCGGTCTCGAATTCTCCCTTGAACGCGTCGGTCGAATCGGCGGCAAAGCCGTTCTTTCGGGTTTGCTGCAGGTTGCCGCGACGGTCGGCGCGGTCGCGGCCGGGGCGGTCGCGCTCGGTTTTTCCCCCGGCAAGGCGTTCTTTTTCGGGATGGTGTTCGCGCTGTCGAGCACCGCGATAGTTTTGCGCCTGCTGGACGAGCGCGGCGAGGTGGACGCGCCACACGGCAGGCTGGTCGTCGCGACTCTAATCGTCCAGGATCTCGCGGTCATCCCGATGATCGTACTTATTCCGATGCTTTCGGGCAAAGCGGGCGGCGCGGGCGCTGTCGAGGCGATGTTTCTCGTTCTCAAAGGCGCGGCTTTGGTCGCCGTAGCGGTGATTGCCGCGAAGTATTTGATTCCGGGGATGATGCGGCTGGTTTCCGCGACCAAAAGCCGCGAAGTTTTTCTGCTTTCCGTGCTCATTCTCGGCCTGGGCGCTGCATGGCTCAGCGTCGCGGCGGGGCTGTCGCCCGCGCTGGGCGCGTTCCTCGCGGGCATAGTTCTTGCAGAAAGCGAGTTCGCACACCGCGCGCTGGCAGAAGTTCTTCCTCTGCGGGATTTGTTGACCAGCGTGTTTTTCGCGCTGATGGGGATGCTGTTCGATTGGCGAATACTCGTAAATTACGCCGGGCCGGTTGCGGGGCTTTTTCTCGCGCTCGTGCTGGGCAAAAGCGCGATAGCCGCGATCGGCGCGCTGCTTTTGCGGTTTCCGGCGCGCGTCGCGATCCTTACCGGCCTAGGCCTCGCTCAATTCGGAGAATTCGGTTATGTCCTGCTCGACGTCGGGATGAAATCGAACCTCGCGACCGCCGAGGAGCGCTCGGTGATTGTCGTCGCCGGCGTCGTG
This is a stretch of genomic DNA from bacterium. It encodes these proteins:
- a CDS encoding cation:proton antiporter, whose amino-acid sequence is MPQVPIVGELLIVAIAAVLVASLLSRLRFPVIAGVIAAGAIVGPHGLRLVGESATIEMLAHLGVVLLLFTIGLEFSLERVGRIGGKAVLSGLLQVAATVGAVAAGAVALGFSPGKAFFFGMVFALSSTAIVLRLLDERGEVDAPHGRLVVATLIVQDLAVIPMIVLIPMLSGKAGGAGAVEAMFLVLKGAALVAVAVIAAKYLIPGMMRLVSATKSREVFLLSVLILGLGAAWLSVAAGLSPALGAFLAGIVLAESEFAHRALAEVLPLRDLLTSVFFALMGMLFDWRILVNYAGPVAGLFLALVLGKSAIAAIGALLLRFPARVAILTGLGLAQFGEFGYVLLDVGMKSNLATAEERSVIVVAGVVTMFLTPLVIKVAPRIAAGERLLRNLELAAGIRTKDEPEAEYSGERGHVIVAGQGPSGRMLVEVLKVAGIPYVGLELNAETVRDLRKHGEPVIYADVTSREALTLAGIEHARALAIIVSDDAAVGRAIKAARDLRKDVPVIVRTRYKASVERLLKLGANVVVVEELEAAKAIVEHVCGALVGQGESCGDAGTVLPYGTFKSG